Below is a genomic region from Rana temporaria chromosome 3, aRanTem1.1, whole genome shotgun sequence.
tgtttttttgtgtgtggttAACTTCAAGATCAAAAGCAAACCGTTCTTTTacggattttttttaatgtcggcAATTGTTTGTTTATATTCTGCTCTCAGTGGGGAATCCAGCTGGCAGCAGATTAGTTATGGATGTAAAGGACTCCATGGCCAGCTTGCCGGCCCGCTACTTAACAACcatctattcttcacacagaattcagaCTGGTCCAATTCGAATTGTAATTGTTCCAAAAATTTGGAATTCGTTTGAAAATTTTTAAATTAAACTAaaataaactaaacaaattccaaAAATGAATAACGAAACAAAACTAGTAACTTAACATTTTTCTGCTCTGCACTTGCTTAGACCTTATTATCACTTCCCCGTTACTCAGAACTGGAGCCAACAATGCAGGAGGTCTCAGCTGCCGGAACATTGGTGCCAATTGGTTGATCCTGCCTTATTTCACCCCCTCAATGCTCCCATTGCTCTCTTCCTCAACCTTGCAGTACATTAATTGCGGCACACCCTCTTGCAGCGAGTTACTGACACTGTGCTGAAATAACTCAGCTGACTTCTCCATGCCAGTTGGCAGACAATGACTCCCGTATCTGTGGATGAGGATGAAGAGCAGGGGACTTTGGAAGACACTGATGACTTCAAGCCATTCTGTTCCTgggagacagaggaggaggaggatgatgaagaCTTGGTTAGACACTCTTCTCTTCAGCTCTGGGTATATAACAGGCTGGAAAACAAAGGTGCATGTGCCCTACATCTAGGTGCTGCACCCTGATGTGGTCTGTGGATACAAATGCTGGAAGAAAAGTCTGTCATGCTggccctcaagtggttaaatagatttTAATAAGTGTGAATGTACACAATCGTGGGGCGTGTCCTAATCTTACATAGAAAGATTTCTAAGTAAGTAAACAGAGATCTGAGCTCAGCCTCACCCTGTGTAGGAGGAtgtcacccctcccccatccacATTCTTCTCCGGTGTCAGAGACTTTGAGTTTCGTTTCTCTTCTGCTGTTAGCGATGGCGTCTGCAGATCTGAGAGCTGAGCTGGAATGTTCCgtctgtctgaacatttatacCGATCCTGTAACCCTGAGATGTGgtcacaacttctgccgggtctgtattgatcgtgtgctggatacacagggggggtctggaggatattcctgtcctgaatgcagaGAGAAGTTTCCGGATCGTCCTGCACtgcacaggaacatgaaactacGTAACATAGCAGAGACTTTCCTGTCTGCTCAGCCAAAACAAGAGGATTCTGGGGTCTTCTGTACTCACTGTGTGGactctcctgtacctgctgttagaTTCTGTCTACACTGTGAGGCCTATCTGTGTGATAAACACCTGAGAGTCCACAAAAAGTCCCCAGAACACATCTTATGTGACCCCACCTTGTCCATGGAGAGCAGGAAATGCTCCATCCATAAGGAAGTTTTGAAGTATTTCTGCACCAAAGATAACGCCTGTATCTGTGTGTCCTGCAGTTTGGCTGGAGAACATCGGGGACACCAGGTGGAGACACTGGATGATGCTtctgagaagaagaaggagacactgaggaatgttctgcagaatcttctgacaaagagagaggagacggaggaaagagtccagagtctgcaggaacacaggaggaaagtagaagaagaagcagcTGGTGACACCGAGAGAGTCACTGTCCTGTTTAGAGATCTCAGGAGACGTCTGGAAGATCTGGAGAAGAGAGTCCTGAGGGAAATCTCCGGGAGGGCAGAGCGGATCTCCATCTCCATCCGGgatctggaaataaagaaggaggagctgtccaggaagatgcgtcacgttgaggagctgtgtaacatgacggatccactgactgtcttacaggaatca
It encodes:
- the LOC120933777 gene encoding E3 ubiquitin/ISG15 ligase TRIM25-like, coding for MASADLRAELECSVCLNIYTDPVTLRCGHNFCRVCIDRVLDTQGGSGGYSCPECREKFPDRPALHRNMKLRNIAETFLSAQPKQEDSGVFCTHCVDSPVPAVRFCLHCEAYLCDKHLRVHKKSPEHILCDPTLSMESRKCSIHKEVLKYFCTKDNACICVSCSLAGEHRGHQVETLDDASEKKKETLRNVLQNLLTKREETEERVQSLQEHRRKVEEEAAGDTERVTVLFRDLRRRLEDLEKRVLREISGRAERISISIRDLEIKKEELSRKMRHVEELCNMTDPLTVLQESDTGDLCDTEDGDNEDRERHEELLHDGGGLGVAGVLHTGLSDIITEGNVYFPIQGAADILLDGNTASNYLQISDDRKTVSESYTDQNYPETPERFQDYQVMSSQSFSSGRHYWEVDVGGSERWRVGMCYPSIERGGWESWIGDNKKSWGLFRSGNQYSVIHDKKKTPLPPNVSRRLRIDLDYEAGRISFYDLCDSIRHLHTFTTTFTEPLHAGIGVWGRGCIKICGGRGEM